The Aspergillus luchuensis IFO 4308 DNA, chromosome 7, nearly complete sequence genome has a segment encoding these proteins:
- the trm6 gene encoding tRNA 1-methyladenosine methyltransferase subunit GCD10 (BUSCO:EOG09261I0F;~COG:J;~EggNog:ENOG410PJ0M;~InterPro:IPR017423;~PFAM:PF04189;~go_component: GO:0031515 - tRNA (m1A) methyltransferase complex [Evidence IEA];~go_process: GO:0030488 - tRNA methylation [Evidence IEA]), with the protein MHSYVRPNQFIAFKLPSEATRIQKVVPNTQISLGKYGAFPANQIIGRPFYLTFEIHETPGQADSTYLRIVSAAELHAESLITEGEGDGDDVEVNEDGTPVRSNRETIDDRSTQKLTLEEILALKKESTGAGREIIAKLLESHQALDQKTAFSLAKYKLRKEKKYMKRFTVIPLDVSLLTNYMLEDKDAARTMELRDELIGLIGCWGNVHHGGSTSFDETVTSKPNGRYLVVDDTGGLVVAALAERMGILYPHDGENDQEQQDAIERPAAVEADEAEKPQDGEEKAQEGEEQTTTTTHRPHRRPQMSASGNTITLLHANKQPNLSLLKYFGYEQDSPSDTHPLYTNLKTVSFMQLLDPNADNIYSEEPSVVPEEELATYKASKRSAYHRKRGRWMRVRRVVDEARAGGFDGLIIASLMSPTSILKYTVPLVGGSAPITIYSPTIEPLTEVMDLYSTARKNAYIARKRELQEQQQADGQDESGKMHPALEEEYTVDPTMLLAPTLQTSRVRVWQVLPGRTHPLMSGRGGAEGYIFHGIRVIPTQQIIEAAGNSGRKRRKVTKETETPTETQTGSGDVEMTS; encoded by the exons ATGCATTCCTACGTGCGACCAAATCAATTCATCGCCTTCAAGCTCCCCTCCGAGGCGACGAGGATCCAGAAGGTCGTTCCCAATAC GCAAATCTCTCTAGGAAAATACGGTGCTTTCCCCGCCAACCAAATCATTGGCCGTCCCTTCTACCTGACGTTCGAGATCCACGAGACCCCCGGACAAGCTGATAGCACCTACCTTCGCATCGTATCGGCGGCAGAGCTTCACGCGGAATCCCTCATTACTGAGGGCGAAGGCGACGGCGATGATGTAGAAGTCAATGAAGATGGCACGCCGGTGCGGTCGAACCGCGAAACCATCGACGACCGATCAACGCAAAAGTTAACGCTAGAGGAGATTCTGGcgctgaagaaggaaagcacCGGAGCGGGCAGGGAAATCATCGCGAAGTTGCTTGAGTCGCATCAGGCCTTGGATCAGAAGACGGCATTTTCATTGGCAAAGTATAAGCTgcgcaaggagaagaagtacatGAAGCGGTTCACGGTGATTCCTCTGGATGTCAGTCTCCTGACGAACTACATGCTTGAGGACAAGGATGCAGCGCGGACTATGGAACTGCGCGACGAACTGATCGGCCTCATTGGGTGTTGGGGAAATGTGCATCACGGTGGTAGCACCTCTTTTGACGAGACTGTCACCTCAAAACCGAATGGTCGCTATCTCGTTGTCGATGATACGGGCGGTCTGGTCGTCGCAGCTTTGGCTGAAAGAATGGGAATCTTGTACCCTCACGATGGCGAGAATGACCAAGAACAACAGGATGCTATTGAGCGGCCTGCCGCGGTGGAAGCTGATGAGGCAGAGAAACCCCAAGACGGCGAAGAGAAAGCccaagagggagaggagcaaaccacgaccaccacacATCGCCCACACCGTCGACCACAGATGTCCGCTTCAGGAAATACCATCACCCTTCTCCACGCCAACAAACAGCCCAACCTAAGTCTTCTGAAATACTTCGGCTACGAACAAGATAGTCCGAGCGACACTCACCCCCTCTACACAAACCTCAAGACCGTCTCCTTCATGCAGCTGCTCGACCCTAACGCGGACAACATCTACTCCGAGGAACCGTCGGTAGTACCCGAAGAGGAGCTTGCCACATACAAGGCCAGCAAGCGTAGCGCCTACCACCGCAAGCGCGGGCGGTGGATGCGCGTTCGCAGGGTAGTCGACGAAGCCCGGGCCGGCGGTTTTGACGGCCTCATTATCGCTTCCCTCATGAGCCCGACGAGTATCCTGAAGTACACTGTCCCATTGGTGGGAGGCTCAGCACCGATCACTATCTACTCGCCTACCATTGAACCGTTGACAGAGGTCATGGACCTGTACTCGACAGCGCGCAAGAACGCCTACATCGCCCGGAAGCGTGAGCTACAAGAACAGCAACAGGCCGACGGCCAGGATGAGTCTGGCAAGATGCACCCCGcactggaggaggaatacaCAGTCGACCCTACCATGCTGCTTGCACCGACTCTGCAAACCTCCCGAGTACGCGTCTGGCAGGTCCTGCCTGGACGGACACATCCGTTGATGTCGGGACGTGGTGGTGCAGAAGGGTACATCTTCCACGGCATCCGGGTCATCCCGACGCAGCAGATCATTGAGGCGGCCGGAAATTCAGgccggaagaggagaaaggtgACCAAGGAGACGGAGACACCGACTGAGACGCAGACGGGCAGCGGGGATGTGGAGATGACGTCGTGA
- a CDS encoding replication factor C subunit 3 (COG:L;~EggNog:ENOG410PFQP;~InterPro:IPR003959,IPR027417,IPR003593,IPR013748, IPR008921;~PFAM:PF13177,PF00004,PF03215,PF08542,PF07728;~go_function: GO:0003677 - DNA binding [Evidence IEA];~go_function: GO:0005524 - ATP binding [Evidence IEA];~go_function: GO:0016887 - ATPase activity [Evidence IEA];~go_process: GO:0006260 - DNA replication [Evidence IEA]), with protein sequence MSDYEDSMDVDVPSKNAIQFSSDNTNGKAKRVAADLPVEAQDNLPWVEKYRPNTLEDVSGHQDILATINKFVEANRLPHLLLYGPPGTGKTSTILALARRIYGAKNMRQMVLELNASDDRGIDVVREQIKTFASTKQIFSMAPSSSTSTSTSSNLASYKLIILDEADAMTATAQMALRRIMEKYTANTRFCIIANYTHKLSPALLSRCTRFRFSPLKEADIRVLVDLVIEKEEVNIQPEAVDSLVRLSKGDMRRALNVLQACFASSIPLPMKNAPKDQDQDQDAKGRPEAEVITNETIYDCIAAPHPSDIEEIMTTLLATSDVTSCLSTINTLKANKGLALADILAALGDQLQRLEVPAQTRVTWLEGLAEIEWRLAGGGSETMQTGGLVGVVRNGCELMGK encoded by the exons ATGTCCGACTACGAAGATTCAATGGACGTGGACGTCCCATCCAAGAATGCTATCCAATTCAGCTCCGACAACACAAATGGCAAGGCAAAGCGAGTAGCAGCTGATCTGCCCGTTGAAGCTCAAGATAACCTCCCCTG GGTAGAGAAATACCGTCCCAACACCCTAGAAGATGTGTCCGGCCACCAAGACATTCTCGCAACAATCAACAAATTCGTCGAAGCAAAC CGcctcccccacctcctcctctacGGTCCCCCCGGAACCGGCAAAACGTCCACCATTTTAGCCCTCGCGCGCCGAATCTACGGCGCAAAGAACATGCGCCAAATGGTCCTGGAACTCAACGCCAGTGACGACCGCGGCATCGACGTCGTCCGCGAACAAATCAAGACCTTCGCCAGCACAAAacagatcttctccatggcaccttcatcctccacctccacctccacttcctccaacCTCGCCTCCTACaaactcatcatcctcgacgaagcCGACGCCATGACGGCCACCGCACAAATGGCCCTCCGTCGCATCATGGAAAAATACACCGCCAACACGcgcttctgcatcatcgCCAACTACACACACAAGCTCTCCCCGGCGCTCTTGTCCCGATGTACGCGGTTCCGCTTCAGTCCGTTGAAAGAGGCGGATATCCGTGTATTAGTGGACCTTGtgattgagaaggaagaggtgaaTATTCAGCCGGAGGCGGTGGATAGTCTGGTGCGCTTGAGTAAGGGTGATATGCGACGGGCGTTGAATGTCCTGCAGGCTTGTTTTGCCAGTAGTATACCGTTGCCGATGAAGAATGCGCCCAAGGATCAGGATCAGGATCAGGATGCGAAGGGGAGGCCCGAGGCTGAGGTTATCACGAATGAGACGATTTATGATTGTATTGCGGCGCCTCATCCGTCGGATATTGAGGAGATTATGACGACGTTGTTGGCTACGAGTGATGTTACGTCCTGTTTGAGTACCATTAATACCCTCAAGGCGAATAAGGGCTTGGCGTTGGCGGATATTCTCGCGGCGCTGGGCGATCAGTTGCAGAGGTTGGAAGTGCCCGCGCAGACGAGAGTTACGTGGTTGGAAGGGTTGGCGGAGATTGAGTGGAGGTTGGCTGGGGGTGGGTCGGAGACGATGCAGACTGGTGggttggtgggtgtggtgaggAATGGGTGTGAGTTGATGGGGAAATAG
- the ARC18 gene encoding actin-related protein 2/3 complex subunit 3 (BUSCO:EOG09264S3E;~COG:Z;~EggNog:ENOG410PNX6;~InterPro:IPR036753,IPR007204;~PFAM:PF04062;~go_component: GO:0005856 - cytoskeleton [Evidence IEA];~go_component: GO:0005885 - Arp2/3 protein complex [Evidence IEA];~go_process: GO:0030833 - regulation of actin filament polymerization [Evidence IEA];~go_process: GO:0034314 - Arp2/3 complex-mediated actin nucleation [Evidence IEA]) — protein sequence MHLRPSPYCIYLFPFLRPALRTTTTHYISLHLTMPAYHSIFLEDRDVPVIGNFPILPLRTRTRGPAYTLPPLPPTADTTDVPADSESYDCVDEILSLFRANVLFRNFEINGPADRMLIYGTLFISECLGKVKPGMVMREAEKALINAALDHFAIPGDVSFPLNQAFEAPRDRQDAETLRQYLSQVRQEIAMRLHARLYPGGVGPSKWWLSFAKRKFMGKSF from the exons ATGCACCTCCGTCCCTCTCCCTATTGTATCTACCTATTTCCCTTCCTTAGACCGGCTCTAaggaccaccaccacccattaTATTTCCCTGCACCTCACAATGCCG GCATACCACtccatcttcctcgaggaTCGGGATGTCCCCGTAATAG GAAatttccccatcctccccctccgcacTCGCACCCGCGGCCCCGCATACACCCTCCCCCCGCTCCCGCCCACCGCCGACACCACCGATGTGCCCGCCGACAGCGAATCCTACGACTGCGTCGACGAGATCCTCTCCCTGTTCCGCGCAAATGTTCTGTTCCGTAACTTCGAGATCAATGGGCCCGCCGATCGCATGCTCATCTACGGCACCCTGTTCATCAGTGAATGCTTGGGGAAGGTGAAGCCCGGTATGGTGATGCGCGAGGCTGAGAAG GCGTTGATCAACGCTGCGCTTGACCACTTTGCTATTCCCGGTGACGTGTCCTTCCCTCTGAACCAGGCGTTTGAGGCGCCCCGCGATCGCCAGGATGCGGAGACATTGAGACA GTACCTCTCGCAAGTCAGGCAGGAAATTGCGATGCGGCTGCATGCGCGGTTATACCCCGGTGGTGTTGGGCCTTCCAAG TGGTGGCTGAGCTTCGCCAAGAGAAAGTTCATGGGAAAGAGCTTCTAA
- a CDS encoding sugar porter family MFS transporter (COG:G;~EggNog:ENOG410Q22C;~InterPro:IPR005829,IPR005828,IPR003663,IPR036259, IPR020846;~PFAM:PF00083,PF07690;~TransMembrane:11 (n8-18c23/24o47-67i79-96o102-127i134-157o169-192i255-279o291-312i321-339o359-384i396-419o425-444i);~go_component: GO:0016020 - membrane [Evidence IEA];~go_component: GO:0016021 - integral component of membrane [Evidence IEA];~go_function: GO:0022857 - transmembrane transporter activity [Evidence IEA];~go_process: GO:0055085 - transmembrane transport [Evidence IEA]): protein MVSPKGKVFLIAGHVALAGLLYGLDTGSIGPVTQMPQFESSIGRLSSTQQGVYVACILLSSSASSLASGHVSDHISRKYGILIGSLLSLAGTIISACSPNFASLIVARLITGVGMGQAISVTTVYLVEIAPADVRGVVACSLQLYVVFGIMAGYFITYGTQYLSGSMSWRVPFIIQAIMAAVLSVVMLLLPFSPRWLVQVGRNEDARQVLRKLRPESTVDDELREIQDSLQSDQRRPTASMAEIFGRKYIGRTTLGVFLMTFQQLTGIDVVLYYAPILFQQAGFTSTKASFLSSGIIGIVMLVFTIPAQIWVDRWGRRKPLITGGSAMSICFIIIGALYARYGHTTHDAVTLESHSAQWAVVVLIFIFVANFSWSWAVVGKIYASEIIPTRLRAKVCAVELLANWIVNFIVTLTAPLFLHRSPSGPYFLYGFSTLVAVAVCVLMPETKGKSLESIEELFEKGEDNEAA, encoded by the exons ATGGTTTCGCCCAAGGGGAAGGTTTTCCTCATTGCTGGCCATGTCGCCCTGGCCGGGCTCTTGTATGGCCTGGACACAG GTTCGATTGGTCCGGTCACGCAAATGCCTCAATTCGAATCCTCTATTGGCCGATTATCGTCTACTCAGCAGGGTGTTTACGTCGCTTGTATCCTCCTTTCGTCATCCGCATCCTCTCTGGCGAGCGGCCATGTCTCGGACCACATCTCGAGAAAGTACGGAATTCTCATCGGCAGTCTGCTCTCACTGGCAGGGACCATAATATCCGCCTGCTCGCCTAATTTCGCTAGCCTGATCGTGGCCCGCCTGATTACCGGGGTCGGCATGGGCCAAGCCATTTCCGTCACCACCGTGTACCTGGTGGAGATAGCCCCTGCAGATGTGCGGGGCGTGGTGGCTTGCTCACTTCAGCTCTACGTGGTTTTTGGCATTATGGCGGGGTACTTTATCACTTATGGGACACAGTATCTCAGTGGCAGCATGTCATGGAGGGTGCCGTTTATTATCCAGGCCATCATGGCTGCGGTGCTGTCGGTTGTgatgcttctgcttccattCTCGCCTCGGTGGCTGGTGCAGGTCGGCCGCAACGAAGATGCACGTCAAGTTTTGCGTAAACTGCGCCCTGAATCTACGGTGGACGACGAGCTACGGGAGATTCAGGACAGTCTGCAGTCTGACCAGCGGCGACCGACCGCTAGTATGGCGGAGATCTTTGGTCGGAAGTACATTGGTCGTACAACCCTTGGAGTGTTTCTTATGACTTTTCAGCAATTGACAGGG ATCGACGTTGTCCTATACTATGCACCTATCCTCTTTCAACAAGCGGGTTTCACGTCCACCAAGGCCTCCTTCCTGTCATCTGGCATCATCGGTATTGTGATGTTGGTCTTCACCATCCCCGCCCAGATCTGGGTAGACCGATGGGGGCGCCGCAAGCCATTGATCACCGGGGGATCAGCAATGTCCATCTGTTTCATCATTATTGGAGCACTGTACGCCCGTTACGGTCACACAACCCACGATGCTGTCACCCTCGAATCTCACTCTGCTCAATGggccgtggtggtgctgatatttatctttgtGGCAAACTTTTCCTGGTCGTGGGCTGTG GTCGGCAAGATCTACGCCTCAGAGATCATTCCCACTCGACTCCGAGCAAAGGTATGTGCGGTAGAGCTGCTTGCTAATTGGATTGTTAATTTTATCGTCACTCTTACTGCTCCGTTGTTCCTGCATCGCTCTCCGTCAGGACCATACTTCTTGTATGGGTTCTCGACGCTTGTGGCGGTGGCGGTATGTGTGCTGATGCCGGAGACGAAGGGGAAGAGCTTGGAGAGTATTGAGGAGTTGTttgagaagggggaggataACGAAGCAGCATAG
- a CDS encoding uncharacterized protein (COG:S;~EggNog:ENOG410Q2NI;~InterPro:IPR041492,IPR003819,IPR023198,IPR036412, IPR042098,IPR023214;~PFAM:PF13242,PF12710,PF13419;~go_function: GO:0016491 - oxidoreductase activity [Evidence IEA];~go_process: GO:0055114 - oxidation-reduction process [Evidence IEA]) — protein sequence MSTLRSQSESGGESLLVDGQNVLNALRQHDEDLYNLFTNSKHTRFRADDGTFVPRAMVDKETGIFRFRFDDGIQMSASMVVGFAKLQGIIYQHAYFVSLRPGQGYVLDNHRYLHGRASFTGSRELLRVLVRPFSPPGEKVILFDIDGTLCRSEALSIDAYYSCVSDIVGKDINHANTPVNLHGRTDLGLLHDILDYHQVARKDRVVEEFLKLHPQYLERSLSKGLPSVICPGAQEMLSWLIGENESSRQPKFQLGLITGNSRPNALLKLRGAGIDTSIFDLDISSFGDSHHNRLSLFQDSLSKLQVRFGSHIRAKDVLVVGDTPLDVECAKQAGCSVVAVATGNYKMEELASLKPNFCCSQLTETKEYLLQAAF from the coding sequence ATGTCAACTCTTCGCTCCCAATCAGAATCCGGGGGCGAGTCATTGCTGGTTGACGGCCAGAATGTACTCAACGCTCTCAGGCAACATGATGAGGATCTGTACAACCTGTTCACTAATTCAAAGCATACCCGCTTCCGTGCTGATGATGGAACGTTCGTGCCACGGGCCATGGTCGACAAAGAGACGGGAATCTTTCGTTTCCGGTTCGATGACGGCATCCAGATGTCGGCATCTATGGTTGTTGGCTTCGCCAAGCTGCAGGGTATCATCTATCAGCATGCCTATTTTGTGTCCCTGCGACCCGGTCAGGGTTATGTGCTAGATAACCACCGGTACCTGCATGGGCGAGCCTCCTTCACTGGTTCACGGGAGTTGTTGCGAGTCCTTGTCAGGCCCTTCTCCCCACCTGGTGAGAAGGTAATTTTGTTTGACATCGACGGCACACTCTGTCGGTCAGAGGCACTCAGCATTGATGCATATTATTCCTGTGTGAGTGACATCGTGGGAAAGGACATCAATCATGCAAATACCCCGGTCAACTTGCACGGACGAACCGATCTTGGCCTACTGCACGACATCCTGGATTATCACCAAGTAGCCAGGAAGGATCGGGTAGTAGAGGAATTCCTCAAACTCCACCCACAGTATCTGGAGCGTTCTTTGTCCAAGGGTCTTCCATCGGTGATATGCCCCGGCGCACAGGAAATGCTCAGCTGGTTGATTGGAGAGAATGAGAGCTCCAGGCAACCGAAGTTCCAGTTGGGCCTGATCACTGGCAATTCTCGTCCAAACGCCTTGCTGAAACTCCGTGGGGCGGGAATTGACACCAGTATATTCGACCTTGACATCTCTTCATTTGGGGACAGCCACCATAATCGACTATCATTGTTTCAAGATTCCCTCTCCAAATTACAGGTCCGCTTTGGCTCTCATATACGCGCAAAAGATGTTCTAGTTGTTGGAGACACGCCCCTCGATGTGGAATGTGCGAAGCAAGCTGGTTGCTCAGTCGTGGCCGTTGCGACAGGGAACTATaagatggaggagctggctTCGCTGAAGCCTAATTTCTGCTGCAGTCAGCTGACTGAAACAAAGGAATACCTTCTGCAGGCGGCCTTTTAG
- a CDS encoding hexokinase family protein (COG:G;~EggNog:ENOG410PUHB;~InterPro:IPR001312,IPR022673,IPR022672,IPR043129;~PFAM:PF00349,PF03727;~go_function: GO:0004396 - hexokinase activity [Evidence IEA];~go_function: GO:0005524 - ATP binding [Evidence IEA];~go_function: GO:0005536 - glucose binding [Evidence IEA];~go_function: GO:0016773 - phosphotransferase activity, alcohol group as acceptor [Evidence IEA];~go_process: GO:0001678 - cellular glucose homeostasis [Evidence IEA];~go_process: GO:0005975 - carbohydrate metabolic process [Evidence IEA]) — MGKLDPDLQEFLHPLRIDHDTLYDLSHRLSHTYRELAASSSEQFFPTAITRLPTGHETGRYLAVYLGLSYLRVAFIDLLGHQPVGRQPHVRRTLEKAWPIEERLRRDQAQSLFAWIGDCIAEVIADDLANSKGDPPKELIMGISFCFPTKQKFLNEAILMPTGKGFALSSSLNLHQALLDGYECHTRRSDQDSGDMPTKRRKTYCLPKLKVTVMTNDTVATLASLAYSIRALPNTRVVMGLIVGAGCNSAIPMKLTDLQESKVAHIREKQPEADETVVSTEWTLHGATGPLEKLGIVTKWDAELEEHSNRPGFQPLEYMVGGRYIGELVRIISYDWFHGVKKIPKFSLPEKLVERNSLSTEFLSLVVASSSSNEHLAVALSNHLPSPSSSDWMWTPDFAGHIRIIAAAVQERSSALVAAATVGLLACTGEVNLKSTAQLETDDENPKPGKLRSTQNDTVSDSKAVIPGWQKGPEELVVAVSGGVIQHYPHYKDRIQRHIDRLILSAGPQGEGKSVFLREASDGGIVGVGVLAGTAAGEIQEIIGSTLESERI; from the exons ATGGGAAAGTTGGATCCTGATCTCCAAGAGTTCCTGCATCCCCTCCGTATAGATCACGACACACTCTATGACCTCTCCCATCGTCTGTCACACACATATCGGGAGCTGGCTGCCAGCTCATCGGAGCAGTTCTTCCCCACCGCCATCACCCGGCTGCCCACCGGCCATGAAACCGGTCGCTATCTGGCTGTCTACCTCGGCCTCTCCTATCTTCGGGTCGCCTTCATTGACCTGCTGGGACATCAGCCAGTCGGAAGGCAACCTCATGTAAGACGAACCCTGGAGAAGGCGTGGCCCATCGAAGAGCGGCTCCGACGTGACCAAGCCCAGTCCTTATTCGCCTGGATTGGTGACTGCATTGCCGAAGTCATCGCGGATGATCTCGCCAACTCTAAAGGCGATCCGCCAAAGGAGCTCATCATGGgaatttctttctgttttccCACTAA GCAAAAGTTCCTCAATGAGGCCATTCTTATGCCCACAGGCAAGGGGTTCGCCTTGAGCTCTTCCCTGAATCTCCACCAAGCCTTGCTGGATGGATATGAATGTCACACCCGGCGGTCTGATCAGGACTCAGGTGACATGCCCACTAAGCGTCGCAAGACTTACTGTCTACCGAAGTTGAAGGTCACGGTCATGACCAATGATACGGTCGCTACATTAGCCTCTTTGGCATACTCGATAAGGGCCCTTCCCAATACTCGAGTTGTCATGGGGCTCATCGTCGGCGCCGGCTGTAACTCTGCTATTCCCATGAAACTTACTGACCTACAGGAATCGAAAGTGGCCCATATCCGAGAAAAGCAGCCAGAAGCGGATGAAACCGTCGTTTCGACTGAATGGACCCTCCACGGAGCAACCGGGCCTTTGGAGAAGCTCGGTATCGTAACCAAGTGGGATGCTGAACTGGAAGAACATTCCAACCGTCCCGGCTTCCAGCCACTGGAGTATATGGTTGGTGGTCGTTACATTGGCGAGCTCGTCCGCATAATCTCTTATGATTGGTTTCACGGAGTCAAGAAGATCCCAAAGTTTTCATTGCCAGAGAAATTGGTCGAAAGGAACTCACTATCTACAGAATTTCTGTCGCTTGTGGTGGCTTCGAGCTCCTCAAACGAACATCTGGCCGTGGCACTGTCGAACCACCTCCCGTCACCATCCTCGAGTGACTGGATGTGGACCCCCGACTTCGCTGGACATATTCGAATAATCGCTGCGGCAGTCCAGGAGAGATCATCTGCCTTGGTTGCTGCAGCGACGGTTGGTCTTTTAGCATGCACTGGCGAGGTAAATTTGAAGAGCACAGCACAGTTAGAAACGGATGATGAAAATCCCAAACCAGGCAAATTGAGAAGCACTCAGAACGATACAGTGTCAGATTCCAAAGCAGTGATACCCGGTTGGCAAAAAGGGCCAGAAGAGCTGGTTGTGGCCGTGTCTGGTGGTGTGATCCAGCACTACCCTCACTACAAGGACCGAATTCAGCGACATATTGACCGCTTGATTCTCAGTGCTGGGCCACAGGGTGAAGGGAAGAGTGTCTTCCTTCGCGAGGCCAGCGATGGTGGAATAGTTGGAGTGGGCGTTCTGGCTGGTACTGCGGCCGGAGAGATCCAGGAAATAATTGGCTCGACCTTGGAATCAGAGCGCATTTAG